Proteins from a genomic interval of Alphaproteobacteria bacterium:
- a CDS encoding phytase, which yields MASPLKANIIFFGLICLVSCAPSSQQDSYVISRASVEASVFTTSVPGDADDPAIWIDRENPEKSLIIADDKEVNGALYAWDLSGAEVYKTETLNRPTNVDVRYDIDVNGQKEDIVACAIRGTNEIKVFKMDPKNKVLVDITAPGGISTGFPVDTYGFTLYKRSSDGTLFGFVSSKNKDHIHQIRLHGDGNGRVAGEFVRQFGEPDMVRYVEGMVADDEKDFLYAADERRGILKYKADPALYEHKVKNVFATKDGIHRDREGIALYKCPNGDGYFLLSDQAGDSLKVYERQGKNKFIGTLMTKGSTETDGIEVTSHSLGSKFPEGIIVAHNDGNKNFVIYDWRDVRKALNLKRCK from the coding sequence ATGGCGTCACCACTTAAAGCAAATATCATTTTTTTTGGCCTCATTTGTTTGGTTTCGTGTGCGCCATCGTCACAGCAAGATTCTTATGTAATCTCCCGAGCCAGTGTGGAAGCCTCGGTTTTTACAACTTCAGTTCCGGGAGATGCGGATGATCCCGCCATTTGGATTGATCGAGAAAATCCTGAGAAGAGTTTGATTATTGCCGATGACAAGGAAGTAAATGGCGCTTTATATGCTTGGGATCTCTCGGGTGCAGAAGTCTATAAGACTGAGACTTTAAATCGTCCTACCAATGTAGATGTGCGTTATGACATTGATGTGAATGGGCAAAAGGAAGATATCGTGGCTTGTGCTATCCGGGGGACCAATGAAATTAAGGTCTTCAAAATGGATCCTAAAAATAAAGTTTTGGTGGATATAACGGCACCTGGAGGGATCTCAACGGGTTTCCCAGTGGATACGTACGGCTTTACCCTGTACAAGCGTTCTTCTGACGGTACCTTGTTTGGCTTTGTAAGTTCAAAGAACAAAGATCATATTCATCAGATCCGATTGCATGGCGATGGTAATGGGCGAGTCGCAGGTGAGTTTGTTCGCCAGTTTGGTGAGCCTGACATGGTTCGCTATGTGGAAGGAATGGTTGCCGATGATGAAAAAGATTTCCTCTATGCTGCTGATGAACGGCGGGGTATCTTAAAATACAAAGCCGATCCGGCTCTCTATGAGCATAAGGTCAAGAATGTTTTTGCGACCAAAGATGGGATTCATAGAGATCGTGAGGGTATTGCTCTCTATAAATGTCCCAATGGAGACGGCTATTTCCTTTTATCTGATCAGGCTGGAGATTCTCTTAAGGTTTATGAGCGTCAGGGAAAAAACAAATTTATTGGAACGCTTATGACAAAGGGATCAACAGAAACTGATGGGATCGAAGTTACCTCTCATTCATTGGGATCAAAGTTTCCTGAAGGCATCATTGTTGCCCATAACGATGGCAACAAAAACTTTGTCATTTATGATTGGCGGGATGTTCGCAAGGCATTGAACCTAAAGCGATGCAAATGA
- a CDS encoding rhodanese-related sulfurtransferase gives MTSFVVAALYKFVDLPNFKALQAPLRECCKKNGIMGTILLAHEGINGTVAGTRTGINALRQFFEDNPDFHNLEYKESAASEMPFYRLKIRLKKEIVTLGRPEANPNKVVGTYVAPEDWNALIQDPEVLVLDTRNEYEMDIGTFKGAKNPHTVNFREFPDYVEKNLDPKKHKRVATFCTGGIRCEKATSYMLQQGFEEVYHLKGGILKYIEDIPEEESLWEGDCFVFDGRVSVTHKLKEGDYAQCFGCRHPVSEEEMKSPDYKPGVSCPHCIHERSAAQRARAQERQNQILLAKRRKVPHLGAAVSEAL, from the coding sequence ATGACCTCCTTTGTCGTTGCCGCTCTTTATAAATTCGTAGATTTACCAAACTTCAAGGCATTACAGGCACCACTAAGAGAATGTTGCAAAAAAAATGGCATCATGGGAACTATTCTCTTGGCCCATGAGGGCATTAACGGGACCGTAGCCGGCACCCGAACCGGGATCAATGCCTTAAGACAATTTTTTGAGGACAATCCAGATTTTCACAACCTAGAGTACAAAGAATCAGCGGCAAGTGAAATGCCCTTCTATCGCCTTAAAATCCGCCTCAAAAAGGAAATTGTGACCCTGGGACGCCCCGAAGCAAATCCAAATAAAGTGGTCGGCACCTATGTGGCCCCCGAAGATTGGAATGCGTTGATTCAAGACCCGGAGGTTCTCGTATTAGATACACGTAATGAGTATGAAATGGACATCGGCACCTTTAAAGGAGCTAAAAACCCACACACTGTTAATTTCCGAGAATTCCCAGACTATGTGGAGAAAAATCTCGATCCCAAAAAGCATAAAAGAGTAGCCACATTTTGCACAGGCGGCATTCGCTGTGAAAAAGCGACTTCTTACATGCTCCAACAGGGCTTTGAAGAGGTGTACCATTTAAAGGGTGGTATTCTTAAATATATCGAAGATATTCCCGAAGAAGAAAGTCTCTGGGAAGGAGACTGTTTTGTCTTTGATGGACGCGTCTCTGTGACCCATAAGCTTAAAGAAGGAGACTACGCGCAATGCTTTGGATGCAGGCATCCTGTTTCTGAGGAAGAAATGAAGTCCCCCGATTATAAGCCCGGTGTTTCCTGCCCCCACTGCATCCATGAAAGATCCGCAGCCCAACGCGCTCGTGCACAAGAAAGGCAAAATCAGATTCTGTTGGCTAAAAGACGGAAGGTGCCTCACCTTGGAGCTGCCGTATCGGAAGCCCTGTAA